In one window of Chryseobacterium phocaeense DNA:
- a CDS encoding RHS repeat-associated core domain-containing protein: protein MVSLYESETLKFFPTAEGYYNAETGKYVYNYTDHLGNTRLSYFKNGAGAEIIEESNYYPFGMLHNYTVTTQNAYQYKYNGKELQESGMYDYGARFYMPDIGRWGVIDPRSQYTHEAYSYVWNNPITFVDPTGMQGEIATCPTCPNTSEFKSFINDPNNEYVYKSDTKTVSKVTQIEEVTLKGSSWNVGTRALGGLQMIGGTAEAILGGVGGILTAETGVGAVVGWAVLMNGIDNATTGAQQLWTGEDEDTLLHQGVEEGSLALGADEETAENIATGADIATLALGGGNSLKNTKFLREKGTGKINGISKGSKGGYGAQKRFDIHPLKHPSRKTSTITLPKWIKDKKIPVPHYHRGKGSNLKYHRPWEKGPDGKRRW from the coding sequence ATGGTTTCCCTGTATGAAAGTGAAACATTAAAGTTCTTCCCAACCGCAGAAGGCTATTATAATGCTGAGACAGGAAAGTATGTTTATAATTACACGGATCATTTAGGAAATACAAGGTTAAGTTATTTTAAGAATGGAGCAGGAGCAGAGATTATTGAGGAGAGTAATTATTATCCTTTTGGGATGTTGCATAATTATACAGTGACAACTCAGAATGCTTATCAGTACAAGTACAATGGTAAGGAACTTCAGGAAAGTGGAATGTATGACTATGGGGCGAGATTTTATATGCCTGACATTGGACGATGGGGCGTGATTGATCCAAGAAGCCAATATACCCACGAAGCTTACAGCTATGTTTGGAATAATCCGATAACTTTTGTAGATCCTACAGGAATGCAGGGAGAAATTGCAACTTGCCCTACCTGTCCAAATACATCAGAATTTAAATCTTTCATTAATGATCCAAATAATGAATACGTTTATAAATCTGATACGAAAACCGTTTCAAAAGTAACACAAATTGAAGAAGTTACGCTGAAAGGTTCTTCCTGGAATGTTGGAACTAGGGCATTGGGAGGTTTACAAATGATTGGAGGAACAGCCGAAGCTATTTTAGGAGGTGTTGGAGGAATTCTTACTGCAGAAACAGGAGTTGGTGCTGTTGTTGGCTGGGCAGTATTAATGAATGGAATTGATAATGCTACAACAGGAGCCCAACAATTGTGGACTGGTGAAGATGAAGATACTTTATTGCATCAAGGTGTTGAAGAAGGATCATTAGCTCTGGGAGCAGATGAAGAGACGGCAGAAAATATTGCGACAGGAGCTGATATAGCAACTTTAGCTTTGGGAGGAGGGAATTCTTTGAAAAACACAAAATTTTTAAGGGAGAAAGGAACGGGTAAGATAAATGGCATTTCAAAAGGAAGCAAGGGGGGATATGGAGCTCAAAAAAGATTTGATATACATCCTCTCAAACACCCAAGTAGAAAAACATCAACAATAACCTTACCTAAATGGATAAAAGATAAAAAAATCCCAGTACCACATTATCATAGAGGAAAAGGAAGTAATTTGAAATATCATAGACCTTGGGAAAAAGGACCTGATGGGAAAAGAAGATGGTAG
- a CDS encoding RHS repeat domain-containing protein: protein MKKLFSTVTTDSLDGFQYANGTLRFFPTAEGYYNAETGKYVYNYTDHLGNTRLSYFKNGAGAEIIEESNYYPFGLKHEGYNVLGGNPAYKYKYNGKELQESGMYDYGARFYMPDVGRWGVIDPLAETSRRWSIYTYAYNNPIRFIDPDGMQNQDITFGKNISAETQNKIVSDLEQETGLKLSIGDNGKLSYTEPSDAGGSKTARDMIKGAIDNHRTVYSIDSDNSKGSSISGEPTVKGEWIGNEYGFTSYFDLNINTEQIDAFISGTSEALNPLTMGYGMTTLHEVSHRYNNLIDGIIGDDGRELSATSIYGMQGDNEKKVINVIRTELDNSKAFKLPFGQRKSYSPMNSGGFNFSAFSSEAQSKGPLKVDPKKDLYIKTPQR, encoded by the coding sequence GTGAAAAAGCTTTTTAGCACAGTAACCACAGATTCTTTAGATGGTTTCCAGTATGCAAACGGAACACTAAGGTTCTTCCCAACCGCAGAAGGCTATTATAATGCTGAGACAGGAAAATATGTGTATAATTACACGGATCATTTAGGAAATACCAGATTAAGCTACTTTAAAAACGGAGCAGGAGCAGAGATCATTGAAGAGAGTAATTATTATCCTTTTGGGTTGAAACATGAGGGGTATAATGTTTTAGGAGGAAATCCTGCTTATAAGTATAAGTACAATGGAAAGGAACTTCAGGAAAGTGGAATGTATGATTATGGAGCAAGGTTCTATATGCCGGATGTAGGAAGATGGGGAGTAATCGACCCTTTAGCTGAAACTTCCCGACGTTGGAGTATATATACTTATGCTTACAACAATCCAATAAGATTTATAGATCCAGATGGAATGCAAAATCAAGATATAACATTTGGAAAAAATATTTCTGCTGAAACTCAAAATAAAATTGTAAGTGATTTAGAGCAAGAAACAGGGCTTAAATTATCTATTGGTGATAATGGGAAGTTAAGTTATACGGAACCTTCTGATGCCGGTGGAAGTAAAACAGCCCGTGATATGATAAAAGGGGCAATTGATAATCATAGAACAGTATATAGTATTGACTCTGATAATAGTAAAGGTTCATCAATTAGTGGTGAACCTACAGTTAAAGGAGAATGGATTGGAAATGAATATGGCTTTACAAGCTATTTTGATTTAAACATTAATACTGAACAAATAGATGCTTTTATTTCAGGGACTAGTGAAGCACTTAATCCTTTGACTATGGGATATGGAATGACTACTCTTCATGAAGTAAGTCATAGATATAATAATTTAATAGATGGAATTATTGGAGATGATGGAAGGGAACTTTCAGCGACCTCTATATATGGCATGCAAGGAGATAATGAAAAAAAAGTTATTAATGTCATTAGAACTGAATTAGATAATTCAAAAGCATTTAAACTGCCGTTTGGTCAGCGAAAATCTTATTCTCCAATGAATTCAGGAGGTTTTAATTTTAGCGCATTTAGTAGTGAAGCCCAATCTAAAGGACCGTTGAAAGTCGATCCTAAAAAAGATTTATATATCAAAACTCCTCAAAGATAA
- a CDS encoding FtsB/FtsL family cell division protein → MKKTIFIAGIFAAQLTSAQLYTQGGALNQTTTPASGNVGIGIHNPHSHLEVANPDGGKITISTGGASALSSSPKYPALEFTGFQNSPKARITATEETGNTYGSKFSILVNDGNSATSLAERLSILRNGNIGIGTTAPKEKLDVSGNILAGGASSTEGINALAIRYEDGSLSNWGSLRSSAASYMSFGVKADPNVGYGWLSSNGTLNFSKVAMTMGDEGIKFLSSTPQTIAMNSPVAMNEIMKISVNGNALLQGKLEAKELKVTLTPTADFVFEENYGLPKLEDVEKHIKDKKHLPEIASAKVMEKEGVNVGEFQIKLLQKIEELTLYVIEQNKQLKDQHQKIQKLQTENADLKSAVLEIKELKDQILNKKSTATH, encoded by the coding sequence ATGAAAAAAACAATATTCATTGCAGGCATTTTTGCCGCTCAGTTAACTTCGGCCCAGTTATATACCCAAGGAGGTGCTTTAAATCAGACAACAACTCCCGCATCGGGTAACGTTGGGATAGGAATTCACAACCCCCATTCGCATTTGGAGGTAGCCAACCCCGATGGCGGTAAAATAACAATTTCCACAGGTGGAGCAAGTGCGCTTTCATCCAGCCCGAAATACCCTGCTTTAGAGTTTACAGGATTCCAGAACTCCCCCAAAGCAAGAATAACAGCTACCGAGGAAACAGGAAATACCTACGGCTCAAAATTTTCTATTTTAGTAAATGACGGCAACAGTGCAACAAGCTTAGCCGAAAGATTATCTATTCTCAGAAATGGGAATATAGGAATAGGAACTACTGCTCCAAAAGAAAAACTGGATGTTTCCGGTAATATTTTAGCAGGCGGAGCCAGTTCCACAGAAGGGATTAATGCACTGGCCATACGATATGAAGACGGATCACTCAGTAACTGGGGCTCATTGAGGAGTTCAGCGGCTTCCTATATGAGTTTTGGGGTTAAGGCAGATCCAAATGTAGGGTACGGTTGGCTGTCTTCCAATGGAACTCTAAATTTTTCCAAAGTAGCCATGACCATGGGCGATGAGGGCATTAAGTTTTTAAGCTCAACTCCACAAACCATTGCCATGAATTCTCCGGTAGCCATGAATGAAATCATGAAAATTTCCGTGAATGGCAATGCCCTTTTGCAAGGTAAACTGGAAGCCAAAGAGCTCAAAGTGACCCTGACGCCAACCGCCGATTTCGTTTTTGAAGAAAATTATGGCCTTCCCAAGCTCGAAGACGTGGAAAAACATATCAAAGACAAAAAGCATTTACCCGAAATAGCCTCTGCAAAAGTAATGGAAAAAGAAGGCGTAAACGTTGGTGAATTTCAGATTAAGCTGCTGCAGAAAATTGAAGAATTAACGCTGTATGTTATTGAACAAAACAAACAGTTAAAAGACCAACACCAAAAAATTCAGAAACTTCAAACTGAGAATGCAGATTTAAAAAGTGCAGTCCTGGAAATTAAAGAGCTCAAAGATCAGATCCTGAACAAGAAATCCACTGCCACCCATTAA
- a CDS encoding T9SS type A sorting domain-containing protein: MKKFYAGACTLCTLVGLSAQEVLWQKDIKSSTQDFLSQVTTTIDQQYLITGSSIQTGSLREPQGTGKQNNGYDFHLVKLNQQGEQVWEKYFSGLNHDYLSASVATQEGGFLIAGTSYSGKGLDKKEDSKGGSDIWLIRLNEFGDELWQKTLGSASDEEARSVIQTTDFGFFVAGNVQNSSKGYGSKDVLIVKLDKDGKIVSESVFGGKGLDEVEKIIPTRDGGALLGVYSRSNAVQSKMSNVQSTGSTNTPDTRHFTSVQKSSDNFGEGDYWIVKLDKSGKTEWEKNFGGKGDDHLRTLSLTSAGYLVGGESRSERSGNKTVGIEEGTDLWLISLNERGEEIWQKSYNFGNRDILMGTSVLHSADDKSSKGILLGGYTQAEARIEAEDETFWMLYLDQEGNEQWRKHVKGESRKREERLSDIKLNRDGSIILAGTSAEELGKENWKIVKLGDSQINKLIEKQDIKIYPNPVSEYAYVEIGFEFKEADILLYDMGGRQLQSLKTKNKVTKINTQNLVQGAYLVTIKTDNNKTESAKLIKK, translated from the coding sequence ATGAAGAAATTCTACGCTGGTGCATGTACTCTATGCACGCTTGTTGGGCTGTCTGCCCAGGAAGTACTGTGGCAGAAAGATATCAAATCTTCTACCCAGGATTTTTTAAGCCAGGTAACCACAACTATTGATCAGCAGTATCTGATAACCGGAAGTTCTATTCAGACAGGTTCCCTTCGAGAGCCTCAGGGAACAGGAAAGCAGAATAACGGTTACGATTTTCATTTAGTAAAACTCAATCAACAGGGTGAGCAGGTATGGGAAAAATATTTCTCTGGACTGAACCACGATTATCTTTCTGCTTCTGTAGCAACTCAGGAAGGAGGATTCCTGATTGCAGGAACTTCCTATTCCGGGAAAGGTCTGGATAAAAAAGAAGATTCCAAAGGAGGTTCTGATATCTGGCTGATCAGACTGAATGAATTTGGGGATGAACTTTGGCAGAAAACCCTAGGATCAGCATCTGATGAAGAAGCAAGGTCGGTTATTCAGACTACTGATTTTGGATTTTTTGTCGCTGGAAATGTACAGAACTCTTCAAAAGGTTACGGATCAAAAGATGTTTTGATTGTAAAGCTTGATAAGGATGGTAAAATTGTGTCAGAATCCGTATTTGGAGGAAAAGGACTTGATGAAGTTGAAAAAATAATTCCAACCAGAGATGGCGGTGCTTTATTAGGGGTCTATTCCAGAAGTAATGCTGTACAAAGTAAAATGTCTAATGTACAAAGTACAGGCAGCACCAATACACCCGACACCCGACATTTTACCTCTGTACAAAAATCTTCAGACAACTTCGGTGAAGGTGATTACTGGATTGTAAAACTCGATAAATCCGGAAAAACAGAATGGGAAAAGAACTTTGGGGGAAAAGGGGATGACCATCTGAGAACACTTTCTTTAACATCAGCGGGTTATTTAGTCGGTGGAGAGTCCAGATCGGAAAGATCAGGAAATAAAACCGTAGGAATTGAAGAAGGAACTGATCTGTGGCTGATTTCTTTAAATGAAAGAGGTGAAGAAATCTGGCAGAAATCTTACAATTTTGGGAATAGAGACATTTTAATGGGAACGAGTGTACTTCATTCAGCAGATGATAAGTCTTCTAAAGGAATTCTTTTAGGCGGTTATACTCAAGCTGAAGCAAGGATTGAGGCAGAGGATGAAACCTTCTGGATGCTGTACCTGGATCAGGAGGGTAATGAACAGTGGAGAAAACATGTGAAAGGTGAATCCAGAAAACGTGAAGAAAGACTTTCGGATATTAAACTGAACAGAGATGGCTCAATTATCCTTGCAGGAACCAGTGCTGAAGAATTAGGAAAAGAGAACTGGAAGATTGTGAAACTTGGAGACAGCCAGATTAATAAGCTTATAGAAAAACAAGACATCAAGATTTATCCGAATCCGGTTTCAGAGTATGCTTATGTGGAAATCGGCTTCGAATTCAAAGAGGCTGATATTTTATTGTATGATATGGGCGGAAGACAGCTTCAGAGCTTGAAGACTAAGAATAAGGTGACGAAAATAAATACCCAGAATTTAGTTCAGGGGGCTTATCTGGTGACCATAAAAACGGATAATAATAAAACGGAGAGTGCTAAATTGATAAAGAAATAA
- a CDS encoding MarR family winged helix-turn-helix transcriptional regulator, whose product MNIIDESGILAISTRLQRLSEQLRKDGALIYKSFDIDFEPKWFPVIFTLHHKKMLSVVEIANEIGYTHPSTISLLKELEKQKLIQSKKDKQDERKRLIILSPKGNELIEKMIPVWELISKVLGEIADNENNLLAAINEAEEKIAKQSFYQRMLQLKSES is encoded by the coding sequence ATGAATATAATTGACGAATCGGGGATTCTTGCGATTTCCACAAGGCTGCAGCGCCTCAGCGAGCAACTTAGAAAAGATGGTGCTCTGATCTATAAATCTTTTGATATTGATTTTGAGCCTAAATGGTTTCCCGTCATTTTTACATTGCACCATAAAAAGATGTTGAGCGTTGTGGAGATAGCCAATGAAATAGGGTATACCCATCCTTCCACGATAAGCCTGCTGAAAGAACTGGAAAAACAGAAGCTGATCCAGTCAAAAAAGGATAAGCAGGATGAGCGTAAAAGACTTATCATATTGTCACCAAAAGGAAATGAGCTCATAGAAAAAATGATACCGGTCTGGGAGCTTATTTCAAAAGTATTGGGTGAGATTGCTGATAACGAAAATAATCTGCTTGCGGCTATCAACGAAGCAGAAGAAAAAATAGCAAAACAGTCTTTTTATCAGCGGATGCTGCAATTGAAGAGTGAAAGCTAA
- a CDS encoding DUF6443 domain-containing protein, with protein sequence MYKKIYISLGLLCGIYHHAQVVLTSPPAPNTEVANPQSIRMLPGFRFNSANGTFRAYIGGTSPGNPGNTYTPITVDYASSISNTENYVYTRQYLVPTEVSNGSLQQIQSVQFFDGLGRPKQSVSIKSTPTGKDLVTHIPYDAYGRQVDSWLPVPMSSQSGNIQSGVESSTNAYYQANGINDSFPFSHKNLENSPLDRILSQKNPGSGWQNKPVTFGYDTNTAGEVKKYTTVTTWPDGTTSSELSVSGTYGQAQLYKNTVTDEDGNTTIEFKNGQGQTLLVRKVISATENADTYYVYNEYDQLAFVIPPLASTSASVSDSALAHLCYQYKYDGRNRLVEKKLPGKGWEQMVYNKKDQIVLYRDTVLKNGITNFTADQSWTFTKYDQFGRVVYTGISRDGTPRQNIQNYIDNQAANASYETRGGSFTLSGLAVEYGNVSYPTSIDKILSVNYYDTYPQGAPAVPGTVLGQEVLPQATASSNVSTKSLPTASYVRNIENESWTKTYTFYDKKGRAIATHSDNHLGGYTKTESFLKFSGVPDYTLTEHKRTAGGTKINIKESFDYDHQERMVRHWHEVNNGAKELLAENLYNDLGQLQTKNVGNTTGSPLQSVKYAYNIRGWLTRLNDPANLQNKLFAYELRYNQPDSQFSGSAKYNGNISQMSWITQSDAVLRNYSYEYDALNRLKEGRFWDGMNLDRGEYHEQLTYDLNGNIKTLLRRGKQLPGYTAPEVMDDLEYHYQNGEQSNILSYLKEKGTGNALSGYPLASGATGSTITYDANGSMITQPDKGISSIQYNYLNLPGKITQNAKVTDYTYRADGVKVKKLFGTVTTDYLDGFQYENGALKFFPTAEGYYNAETGKYVYNYTDHLGNTRLSYFKNGAGAEIIEESNYYPFGLKHEGYNVLGGNPAYKYKYNGKELQETGMYDYGARFYMPDLGRWGVVDPLSEKMRRWSTYNYAFDNPIRYIDPDGRAPFGDFFGTSGKYLGSDGVKDGKVYISQGNKSNFLTASKQEVVGGIHTLGAISTALKLTNSPSNHIISPDSKGGLHEVRADIDLSGNRTSFTTGGKSSISGGVASAEVNGFDIMNQHGIKNDIKSDIVGHTHPTATTVESTGVEGSFRGYTLTATEPSPADIADFGKRDTSFIAGNLERKSVEVKADGSFVDPNNKQGAVFYNRSGAETMRIESSTINKILSNYENGQIKP encoded by the coding sequence ATGTATAAAAAAATATATATAAGTTTGGGATTGCTGTGTGGAATCTATCACCATGCACAGGTGGTTCTGACCTCTCCGCCTGCGCCCAATACCGAAGTAGCCAATCCCCAGAGCATACGCATGCTCCCGGGCTTTCGCTTCAATTCTGCTAACGGAACTTTCCGGGCCTATATCGGGGGCACATCTCCTGGGAATCCCGGGAATACCTATACCCCCATTACCGTAGATTACGCTTCCAGTATCTCCAATACTGAGAATTATGTTTATACCAGGCAGTACCTCGTGCCTACGGAGGTTTCCAACGGATCCCTGCAGCAGATCCAGAGTGTTCAGTTTTTTGACGGTCTGGGGCGTCCCAAACAATCCGTGAGCATTAAGTCTACCCCTACCGGGAAAGATCTCGTAACCCATATTCCTTACGACGCCTATGGCAGGCAGGTAGACAGCTGGCTTCCCGTTCCCATGTCTTCCCAGAGCGGGAACATCCAAAGCGGGGTAGAAAGCAGTACCAATGCTTATTATCAGGCCAACGGGATCAATGATTCTTTCCCCTTCAGTCATAAAAACCTGGAGAATTCTCCCCTGGACAGGATCCTGAGCCAGAAGAATCCCGGTAGCGGCTGGCAGAATAAGCCCGTTACCTTCGGCTATGATACCAATACGGCAGGAGAAGTAAAAAAATATACCACCGTAACCACCTGGCCTGATGGGACCACTTCTTCCGAATTGAGTGTATCCGGAACTTACGGCCAGGCACAACTATACAAAAATACCGTTACCGATGAGGATGGCAATACAACCATAGAATTCAAAAACGGGCAGGGACAAACCCTGTTAGTAAGAAAAGTGATCAGTGCTACTGAAAATGCAGATACCTACTACGTATACAATGAATATGATCAGCTGGCATTTGTGATTCCTCCACTGGCATCAACCTCTGCCTCCGTATCCGATTCTGCATTGGCACACCTCTGCTATCAGTATAAGTATGACGGAAGAAACAGGCTCGTAGAAAAGAAGCTTCCCGGAAAAGGATGGGAACAGATGGTCTACAATAAAAAAGACCAGATTGTGCTCTACCGTGACACCGTGCTGAAAAACGGGATCACCAATTTTACGGCTGACCAGTCATGGACTTTTACCAAATACGATCAGTTCGGAAGAGTAGTGTATACCGGGATTTCAAGGGACGGAACGCCAAGGCAGAATATCCAGAATTATATTGATAACCAGGCGGCGAATGCTTCCTACGAAACCCGTGGAGGCAGCTTTACCCTGAGCGGACTGGCTGTAGAATACGGCAATGTTTCTTATCCGACCAGTATCGATAAAATCCTTAGCGTAAACTATTACGATACTTATCCGCAGGGAGCTCCCGCTGTTCCTGGAACTGTTCTGGGCCAGGAAGTACTGCCTCAGGCTACGGCAAGCTCAAATGTAAGCACCAAAAGCCTGCCTACCGCATCCTATGTACGGAATATTGAAAATGAGAGCTGGACCAAAACATATACCTTTTATGATAAAAAAGGAAGGGCCATCGCTACCCATTCCGATAACCACCTCGGAGGTTATACCAAAACCGAAAGCTTCCTGAAATTTTCAGGCGTACCGGATTATACGCTTACCGAGCATAAAAGAACTGCCGGCGGAACCAAAATCAATATCAAAGAAAGTTTTGACTATGACCATCAGGAAAGGATGGTGAGGCATTGGCATGAAGTAAACAACGGCGCTAAAGAACTGCTTGCAGAAAACCTTTACAACGATCTGGGCCAGCTGCAGACTAAAAATGTAGGAAATACAACCGGCAGCCCGCTGCAAAGTGTGAAGTATGCCTACAATATCAGAGGATGGCTGACCAGACTTAACGATCCCGCCAATCTGCAGAATAAACTCTTTGCGTATGAATTGAGGTATAATCAACCCGACAGCCAGTTTTCCGGATCTGCGAAATACAATGGAAATATTTCCCAGATGTCATGGATTACCCAAAGTGATGCCGTACTGAGAAATTATTCCTATGAGTATGATGCCCTTAACCGTCTTAAAGAAGGACGCTTCTGGGACGGAATGAATCTCGACCGCGGCGAATACCATGAGCAGCTTACCTACGATCTGAACGGGAACATTAAAACCCTGCTCAGAAGAGGAAAACAGCTTCCCGGCTACACCGCTCCCGAAGTAATGGATGACCTAGAATACCATTATCAAAATGGTGAGCAGAGCAATATATTGTCCTACCTTAAAGAAAAAGGGACCGGTAATGCCTTAAGCGGCTATCCGCTGGCCTCCGGAGCTACAGGAAGTACAATAACATATGACGCCAACGGAAGTATGATTACCCAACCGGATAAAGGCATTTCTTCCATTCAATATAATTATTTAAATTTACCGGGAAAGATTACCCAAAACGCTAAAGTAACGGATTACACGTACCGGGCAGACGGGGTAAAAGTGAAAAAGCTCTTTGGCACGGTAACCACAGATTATTTAGACGGTTTCCAGTATGAAAACGGAGCATTAAAGTTCTTCCCGACTGCAGAAGGTTATTATAATGCTGAGACAGGGAAGTATGTGTATAATTACACGGATCATTTAGGGAATACCAGACTAAGCTACTTTAAAAACGGAGCAGGAGCAGAGATTATTGAGGAGAGTAATTATTATCCTTTTGGGTTGAAGCATGAGGGGTATAATGTTTTAGGAGGAAATCCTGCTTATAAGTATAAGTACAATGGGAAGGAGCTGCAGGAAACTGGGATGTATGATTATGGTGCGAGGTTTTATATGCCGGATTTGGGAAGATGGGGCGTGGTGGATCCACTTAGTGAAAAAATGAGAAGATGGTCGACATATAATTATGCTTTCGATAATCCTATACGATATATAGACCCTGATGGAAGAGCTCCTTTTGGAGATTTCTTTGGAACTTCAGGTAAATATTTAGGAAGCGATGGAGTTAAAGATGGCAAAGTTTATATCAGCCAAGGAAATAAGAGTAATTTCTTAACAGCAAGTAAACAAGAAGTTGTAGGAGGTATACATACTTTAGGAGCGATTTCCACCGCTTTAAAACTAACAAACTCCCCATCAAATCATATAATCAGTCCTGATTCAAAAGGAGGACTTCACGAAGTTAGAGCGGATATTGATTTATCAGGTAACAGAACCTCGTTTACAACAGGAGGTAAGTCTTCTATAAGTGGAGGTGTTGCGAGTGCAGAAGTTAATGGTTTTGATATAATGAATCAGCACGGTATTAAAAACGATATAAAATCTGATATTGTGGGGCATACTCATCCTACAGCAACAACAGTCGAAAGTACAGGTGTTGAAGGAAGTTTTAGAGGTTATACTTTGACTGCTACAGAACCTTCTCCTGCTGATATAGCTGATTTTGGTAAGCGTGATACAAGTTTTATTGCGGGTAATTTGGAACGAAAATCAGTAGAAGTCAAGGCAGATGGCTCTTTCGTAGATCCGAATAATAAGCAAGGTGCTGTATTCTACAATAGGAGTGGCGCTGAAACTATGAGAATTGAATCTAGTACAATTAATAAAATATTGTCCAATTATGAAAATGGTCAAATCAAGCCTTAA